A genomic stretch from Shewanella sediminis HAW-EB3 includes:
- a CDS encoding DUF3306 domain-containing protein, whose translation MSDKSSGLLSRWNLRRQQVADEKAAEEKVLEAAEQAEAPTQDPSLKGSSLQDESTEASAESEAEDKILSAEELPDPEKIEVGGSFASFMADNVDPTAKAAALKALWKQPQYNEIDGLLEYALDYSNQPKLTPEHSAEIAKKIFRHVIKDKEEEQEGEEALTAELDTETEEIAAHCGEEVSGDILDVESDDLTQNEPQKQDEPKVTVS comes from the coding sequence ATGAGCGATAAATCTAGCGGATTACTTTCGCGTTGGAATCTTCGTCGCCAACAGGTGGCCGATGAGAAAGCGGCGGAAGAGAAAGTACTAGAGGCTGCAGAGCAAGCCGAAGCGCCGACCCAAGACCCTTCACTTAAAGGTTCTTCGTTACAAGATGAGTCGACTGAGGCATCGGCAGAGTCCGAAGCGGAAGATAAGATTCTTTCTGCCGAGGAGTTACCGGATCCTGAAAAGATTGAGGTGGGTGGCAGCTTCGCCAGCTTCATGGCCGACAATGTCGATCCTACCGCTAAAGCCGCAGCGCTGAAAGCACTCTGGAAGCAGCCTCAATACAATGAGATCGATGGTCTGCTCGAATATGCCCTCGACTACAGCAACCAGCCTAAGTTGACGCCTGAGCACTCGGCCGAAATCGCCAAGAAGATTTTCCGCCATGTCATTAAGGACAAGGAAGAGGAGCAAGAGGGCGAAGAGGCATTGACTGCCGAACTTGATACCGAAACGGAGGAAATTGCGGCTCATTGTGGTGAAGAAGTAAGCGGGGACATTTTGGACGTTGAGAGTGATGACTTGACCCAAAATGAACCACAAAAGCAAGACGAACCCAAGGTGACGGTTTCTTAA
- a CDS encoding DUF3305 domain-containing protein — MQHTESQWPMHVSLKKVEKQVGRWTSVTWELDQILPATHQAPEGSKVVMLELYKDERASYRLNLDMDNAMLYIVCDELEDGTWVPAAVSADQNVAAGCLEGDTPVLNLPMPEAIACWIEAFITRHGEVEICAHRRKHVNRRKNEGPSSNNNFGQRN; from the coding sequence ATGCAACATACCGAAAGCCAATGGCCTATGCACGTTTCTCTCAAGAAAGTAGAGAAACAAGTTGGACGCTGGACCTCAGTGACCTGGGAGCTGGATCAGATATTACCGGCGACTCATCAGGCACCGGAAGGCTCCAAAGTCGTAATGCTTGAGTTATATAAAGATGAGCGCGCGAGTTACCGTTTAAATCTGGATATGGACAACGCCATGTTGTACATCGTCTGTGATGAGCTGGAAGATGGAACCTGGGTTCCGGCTGCGGTCTCTGCCGATCAGAACGTCGCCGCAGGTTGTCTCGAAGGTGACACGCCAGTACTTAATCTACCAATGCCTGAGGCCATCGCATGTTGGATCGAAGCCTTTATTACCCGTCACGGTGAAGTTGAGATCTGCGCCCACCGTCGTAAGCATGTAAATCGCCGCAAGAATGAAGGCCCAAGTAGCAATAACAACTTTGGGCAGAGAAACTGA
- a CDS encoding formate dehydrogenase accessory sulfurtransferase FdhD: MISPSNVQNELLALSQHKPSLIKTDTDVPLTIAVNAIDENGERVEKHIACERPLMVYLNWRPIVTLMTLGARAESLALGYLKNQGFISDLKQLESVIVDWDVNSAAIITSESTADLEEKLSEKTVTTGCGQGTVYGGFMDGLDDIVLPQPQLKQSMIYSLLKNISTYNETYKNAGAVHGCGLCQDDQIVDFVEDVGRHNAVDTLAGEMWLKQDTGNNKLFYTTGRLTSEMVIKVAKMGIPVVLSRSGATQMGLELAQKLGITMIARAKGKHFLIYHGDENVELDAMPPKRPAKTS, translated from the coding sequence ATGATCTCTCCATCGAATGTTCAAAATGAGTTACTAGCCTTGAGCCAGCACAAACCCAGCTTAATCAAAACCGATACCGATGTGCCGCTAACTATTGCCGTTAACGCCATAGATGAGAATGGAGAACGCGTCGAGAAGCACATTGCTTGCGAACGTCCGCTCATGGTCTACCTTAACTGGCGCCCTATCGTGACCTTGATGACCTTAGGTGCACGGGCCGAATCCCTCGCGCTGGGATATCTGAAAAACCAAGGCTTCATCTCCGACCTTAAGCAATTAGAGTCTGTGATTGTCGACTGGGATGTGAACTCGGCAGCCATTATCACATCGGAAAGCACGGCTGACTTAGAGGAGAAGCTCTCTGAGAAGACCGTCACCACTGGTTGTGGCCAGGGCACTGTTTACGGCGGTTTCATGGATGGACTCGATGATATCGTTCTGCCTCAACCACAACTCAAACAGAGCATGATCTATAGCCTGCTGAAAAATATCAGCACTTATAATGAAACCTACAAGAATGCCGGTGCAGTTCATGGTTGTGGACTGTGTCAGGATGATCAAATAGTCGACTTTGTTGAAGATGTGGGTCGTCATAATGCGGTAGATACGCTCGCCGGTGAGATGTGGCTAAAGCAAGACACAGGCAATAACAAACTCTTTTACACCACCGGGCGTCTGACCTCAGAGATGGTGATAAAAGTGGCTAAGATGGGCATACCCGTCGTGCTGTCGCGCAGCGGTGCAACTCAGATGGGACTGGAACTCGCACAAAAACTTGGCATCACCATGATTGCCAGGGCAAAAGGCAAGCACTTCCTCATCTACCATGGTGACGAAAATGTCGAACTCGATGCGATGCCACCTAAACGTCCGGCTAAAACCAGTTAA
- a CDS encoding helix-turn-helix transcriptional regulator, producing the protein MTEPSELVYMSAKQVAEYLDLNEKKVYAMANDRVLPATKITGKWLFPKILIDRWIMDSCHSGMLSDRMHITGSDDPLLSMLVSRLMTQIGKSDLISYSSTGSRMGLDLLSRGYADVCTLHWGSVDERNIRHPALLKGYANHQQWVMVHGYTRKQGLMVRNDMLQQCQEEDKIASLPWRWVDRQAGAGSQQHLEHWLMKQGAALSHLNANVTAYSERELAAFIARGDADIGFGCKSVAMESGLSFIPLVTESFDFVMPQGIYFRRQLQHLFDMLASTQTRQLAATLGGYDLTDCGQLLWNPS; encoded by the coding sequence ATGACAGAACCAAGCGAACTCGTCTACATGAGCGCAAAACAGGTCGCTGAGTATTTAGATCTTAATGAAAAAAAGGTCTATGCCATGGCGAACGACAGAGTCTTACCCGCGACTAAAATCACGGGTAAATGGCTGTTTCCTAAGATTCTTATAGACCGCTGGATCATGGATTCTTGCCACAGCGGCATGCTGTCAGATCGTATGCATATCACAGGCAGCGATGACCCTCTGCTGTCTATGCTGGTCTCCCGCTTGATGACCCAGATTGGTAAGAGCGACTTGATCAGTTACAGCTCGACCGGTTCACGAATGGGCTTAGATCTCCTGTCCCGTGGCTACGCCGATGTCTGCACACTGCACTGGGGTAGCGTAGATGAACGTAACATCCGCCACCCGGCACTGCTTAAGGGCTACGCCAACCACCAGCAATGGGTCATGGTTCACGGTTATACCCGTAAGCAGGGGCTGATGGTACGCAACGATATGCTGCAACAATGTCAGGAGGAGGATAAGATTGCCTCGCTGCCCTGGCGCTGGGTCGACAGACAGGCAGGCGCAGGCAGTCAACAACACCTGGAACACTGGCTAATGAAGCAAGGCGCCGCCCTGTCTCATCTTAACGCCAATGTCACCGCCTACAGCGAGCGTGAACTCGCCGCCTTTATCGCTCGTGGCGATGCCGATATCGGTTTCGGCTGCAAATCGGTTGCTATGGAGAGTGGCCTCAGCTTTATACCGTTGGTCACAGAATCCTTCGACTTCGTCATGCCACAGGGGATCTACTTCCGCCGCCAGCTGCAGCACCTGTTCGATATGCTTGCCAGCACCCAGACACGGCAACTGGCCGCCACGTTAGGTGGGTATGATCTCACTGACTGTGGGCAGTTGCTGTGGAATCCTAGTTAG
- the rlmF gene encoding 23S rRNA (adenine(1618)-N(6))-methyltransferase RlmF yields the protein MTKHSQKQNRQKQTTQKQTRRKKPAGKLKAKSEAKLDTRGKPETTEKKGLHERNLHRDGYDFEQLIEASPALKPYVRPNPYGNLSIDFADPLAVKALNLALLQLHYRIEYWDIPAGFLCPPIPGRVDYLHYIADLLAGIDSDTVGDKAEEQVEEIGTRQNVPYASKPESSAPKQRYKSQKRMKINALDIGTGANGIYPILGIQAYGWRFVASDVDPLSIENVNRIVGQNKALQGKLKTRLQTDHQKVFHGIIQADDRFDITLCNPPFHASLSEASEGSLRKVKNLAANRAAKGHKPEPAASKAKPDANELNFGGQKAELWCEGGEKQFLANMIRESKDFATQCLWFTSLVSKKENLQPCYAALEKVGAVTVKTIDMAQGNKLTRVLAWSYLTPKQQALWAKYRS from the coding sequence ATGACTAAGCACTCTCAAAAACAGAACCGCCAGAAACAGACAACTCAGAAGCAGACCCGACGAAAAAAGCCAGCAGGCAAGCTGAAAGCTAAGTCTGAAGCAAAGCTCGATACAAGAGGCAAGCCCGAAACGACAGAGAAGAAAGGCCTCCATGAGCGAAACCTGCATAGGGACGGCTATGATTTTGAACAGCTGATTGAGGCATCACCGGCGTTAAAACCTTATGTCAGACCGAATCCATACGGTAACCTTTCGATAGATTTCGCCGATCCCTTAGCCGTTAAGGCATTGAACCTGGCCCTGCTGCAACTTCACTACCGGATTGAGTATTGGGATATCCCGGCAGGATTTCTCTGTCCTCCGATCCCCGGTCGGGTCGATTACCTTCACTATATTGCCGATCTGTTGGCCGGAATTGACTCGGACACGGTTGGGGATAAAGCAGAGGAGCAGGTTGAGGAGATAGGGACTAGACAAAATGTCCCATACGCTTCTAAACCAGAATCTTCAGCGCCTAAGCAGAGGTATAAGTCTCAGAAAAGAATGAAGATTAATGCCCTGGATATCGGTACCGGTGCCAATGGCATCTACCCGATACTCGGCATTCAAGCCTACGGCTGGCGGTTTGTCGCCAGCGATGTAGACCCGCTGTCGATAGAGAACGTTAATCGGATTGTCGGGCAAAACAAGGCCTTGCAAGGCAAGTTAAAGACACGGCTGCAAACCGATCATCAAAAAGTGTTTCATGGCATCATTCAAGCAGACGACCGATTCGATATCACCCTCTGTAACCCGCCATTTCACGCATCATTGAGTGAGGCGAGCGAAGGTAGCCTTCGTAAGGTGAAGAACTTAGCGGCTAACCGAGCGGCGAAAGGACATAAGCCTGAGCCTGCAGCTAGTAAGGCTAAACCTGATGCCAATGAGCTTAACTTCGGTGGCCAGAAGGCCGAGCTTTGGTGCGAGGGCGGCGAGAAGCAGTTTCTCGCTAACATGATCCGCGAGAGTAAAGATTTCGCCACTCAATGTTTGTGGTTCACCAGCCTGGTGTCCAAGAAAGAGAATCTGCAGCCTTGCTACGCCGCACTGGAAAAGGTGGGGGCGGTGACGGTGAAGACCATAGATATGGCACAAGGTAATAAGCTTACACGGGTTTTGGCCTGGAGTTATCTCACGCCTAAGCAGCAGGCGCTCTGGGCTAAGTATCGTTCTTAG
- a CDS encoding flagellar basal body-associated protein FliL, translated as MQKLASLLLILVATVFSFGAYAEDGDIVDNYAYYGFEPDLITNYISTGKKMGFVRIGIELMVKDPDDLIALEHHDPLLRAAILEIMGSQTADKVKSLTGREEIRRECYDTVNRLIERETGKAIIVNLLFTKYLYD; from the coding sequence ATTCAAAAATTAGCATCGCTACTGCTTATTTTAGTCGCGACCGTTTTCAGCTTTGGTGCTTATGCCGAAGACGGAGATATTGTAGATAACTACGCCTATTATGGCTTCGAACCCGATCTCATCACCAATTATATCTCTACCGGTAAGAAGATGGGCTTTGTACGCATCGGTATCGAGCTGATGGTGAAAGATCCCGACGACCTGATCGCCCTCGAGCATCATGATCCTCTGTTGCGTGCCGCCATTCTGGAGATCATGGGAAGCCAGACCGCCGATAAGGTTAAATCACTGACCGGACGCGAAGAGATCAGACGTGAATGCTATGACACAGTCAATCGTCTTATCGAACGGGAAACCGGCAAGGCCATTATCGTCAACCTGCTTTTCACTAAGTATCTCTACGATTAG
- a CDS encoding chorismate--pyruvate lyase family protein — protein sequence MSVTRLSFPYGESIQWFSPEKTIDLPKSPLTDWLLSSESLTQKLRSYCDEFEVKVLGEGTLVPFDNEFPNQNKVWVREVLLCLDGTPWIFARTLIPGSLLDKKKNELLNLGTRPLGELLYTNNEFTPGKIEVAHFTPCQKLAELTKSLHQPLTQELWGRRRYFSYQGEQLIVGETFLPAARQAIERL from the coding sequence ATGAGTGTGACTAGGTTAAGCTTCCCCTATGGTGAATCAATTCAGTGGTTTTCACCAGAAAAAACCATCGATCTTCCCAAATCACCTTTAACCGATTGGTTACTTTCATCTGAGAGTTTAACTCAAAAATTACGCTCTTACTGTGATGAATTTGAAGTTAAGGTGCTCGGTGAAGGAACATTAGTCCCATTCGATAACGAATTTCCAAATCAGAACAAGGTGTGGGTCCGCGAAGTCCTGCTCTGTCTGGATGGTACCCCCTGGATTTTTGCCCGAACCTTAATTCCGGGTAGCCTGCTGGATAAGAAAAAAAACGAGCTGTTAAACCTCGGTACTCGCCCACTGGGTGAGCTGCTTTATACCAACAATGAGTTTACGCCGGGTAAGATTGAGGTCGCGCATTTCACCCCTTGTCAGAAGCTGGCTGAACTGACCAAATCTCTCCACCAGCCTCTCACTCAAGAGTTGTGGGGGCGTCGACGCTATTTCTCCTATCAAGGCGAGCAGCTTATCGTCGGTGAGACCTTCCTGCCCGCAGCCCGTCAGGCGATTGAAAGACTATAA
- a CDS encoding immune inhibitor A domain-containing protein, with protein sequence MKRKNGINLLSTLGLSLLLAISSALSLPAAAEYGTMADAGVINKEQILYWLIKRGELSAEASEAEKRAAVATFTQRASGFQSKGGLVEAQFEKLRLKSSAKLKTGKTQLQRSVVAFADADITKTVKVLGVLVDFPDLPFDDNRLTASDTPMFYPSYPTAHYRDLMFSTTGFTGPQGQNLMTGYQYYQAVSGDSFFFTGDVKGWVTADNNASFYGGNDVDNSGGDKAVPDLVKEAVTKVVAGMSAAELAGYDVEDPFDIDGDGNFDEPDGDIDHVMLFHSSVGEEAGGGVLGTDAIWSHRFFVYTGGNPGYTVPGTGKKVFGYTVQPIDAAAGVVVHEFGHDLGLPDEYDTTNTGDGSPVGSWSVMSGGSWTGLPAGTQPIGFSPYAKSYLQQKYKGRWVTEQEILLGNIPRTGLDVQLVEAVNHAQTNQISIPLPTAAIPFKQPYGGSYQYYSGQGHLINNAASFEVDLPSTTPLTLKMKAHWNIELDYDYAQVMVDGVVIAGNHTKASNTINGARNIITGNSADIAGAEGSDNWVDLEYDLSAYAGRANAQISIIYRTDEAVGDYGLAIDNLVIMAAASQAYLDDAETPATMSLAGFSRIDSQRPGDARRYIIQLRSHNGVDAGLPSHSYEPGVLLWLENFSYSDNNSSEHAGVGLIGVVDADQNLIGNNSTDIQIRDATFSMFNQSSYFGDEHLTSVSLFDDNLDYSAPLKPQAGIILPELGLTMEVVAQSNDSSSATVRLKYAEGVTPEPEALSATITAQQAAGTVSFSAAVTGGEGSYTYAWEFGVIGASSTLANPTYTYSESNDYAVSLLVTDSTGATASDLLLINVQVPPTANFSYVSDDLSITLSNASSAGVGELSYLWSFGDGQTSTLLSPSHIYANEGSYTVSLAVTDEANNVSTFSTLVTVTAAVVVPPVTPSTDSGSGGGSLSWFSLGLLAIFGLRRRYS encoded by the coding sequence ATGAAAAGAAAAAACGGTATTAATCTGCTTTCTACACTTGGGTTATCACTGCTCCTTGCAATTAGTAGTGCTCTCTCTCTTCCCGCCGCAGCCGAATACGGGACTATGGCCGATGCCGGTGTCATTAATAAGGAGCAGATCCTCTATTGGTTAATTAAACGAGGTGAGTTGTCAGCCGAAGCGAGTGAGGCTGAAAAGCGCGCCGCAGTAGCAACCTTTACTCAACGTGCCAGCGGGTTCCAGAGTAAGGGAGGGCTCGTTGAGGCGCAATTTGAAAAGCTAAGACTGAAATCGAGCGCCAAGCTTAAGACTGGAAAAACTCAGTTGCAGAGGAGCGTTGTAGCCTTCGCCGATGCCGATATCACCAAGACCGTTAAGGTGCTGGGGGTATTAGTCGATTTCCCCGATCTTCCCTTTGATGACAATCGACTCACTGCCAGCGACACCCCTATGTTCTATCCCAGTTATCCGACCGCCCATTATCGGGACCTGATGTTCTCGACTACGGGTTTTACCGGCCCTCAGGGGCAAAACCTAATGACCGGGTATCAATATTATCAGGCGGTTTCGGGTGATAGCTTCTTTTTTACCGGGGACGTCAAGGGTTGGGTGACGGCGGATAATAACGCCTCATTTTATGGTGGCAACGATGTCGATAACAGTGGTGGTGACAAGGCGGTACCGGATCTCGTCAAAGAGGCGGTGACCAAGGTTGTAGCTGGCATGTCGGCCGCAGAGTTAGCCGGTTATGACGTTGAAGATCCCTTCGATATCGATGGCGATGGAAATTTCGATGAACCCGATGGTGATATCGACCATGTGATGCTGTTTCACTCCAGTGTCGGTGAAGAGGCCGGTGGTGGCGTACTTGGGACCGATGCTATCTGGTCTCACCGTTTTTTCGTCTACACAGGCGGCAATCCGGGTTACACCGTTCCGGGAACCGGTAAGAAAGTATTTGGTTACACCGTGCAGCCCATAGACGCTGCGGCGGGTGTCGTGGTGCATGAATTTGGCCATGATCTGGGCTTGCCCGATGAGTATGACACCACTAACACGGGTGACGGCTCCCCCGTGGGTTCCTGGTCGGTGATGTCGGGTGGTAGTTGGACTGGCTTGCCTGCAGGGACACAACCTATAGGCTTTAGCCCCTATGCTAAGTCATACCTGCAACAAAAGTATAAGGGAAGATGGGTAACGGAACAGGAGATATTGCTCGGTAATATTCCCAGGACAGGCCTGGATGTTCAGCTGGTCGAAGCGGTGAATCATGCTCAGACAAATCAGATATCGATTCCTTTGCCCACAGCTGCTATTCCTTTTAAGCAGCCCTATGGGGGCAGCTATCAGTACTATTCGGGTCAGGGACATCTTATCAACAATGCCGCCTCATTCGAGGTAGACCTCCCAAGCACAACCCCCCTTACCTTGAAGATGAAGGCGCACTGGAACATCGAGCTGGATTATGATTACGCCCAGGTGATGGTCGACGGTGTCGTCATTGCCGGTAATCACACTAAGGCGAGCAATACCATCAACGGGGCCAGAAACATCATCACCGGCAACTCGGCCGATATTGCGGGTGCCGAGGGAAGTGATAACTGGGTCGATCTTGAGTATGATCTGAGTGCCTATGCCGGTCGAGCCAATGCTCAGATAAGTATCATCTATCGTACCGACGAAGCCGTTGGAGATTACGGACTGGCTATCGATAACCTCGTTATCATGGCGGCAGCCTCACAGGCTTACCTTGATGATGCGGAAACACCAGCCACCATGAGTTTAGCCGGCTTTTCCAGAATAGATAGCCAGCGTCCCGGTGACGCCCGTCGTTATATCATCCAGCTACGTAGCCATAACGGTGTAGATGCGGGTTTACCCAGCCATTCTTATGAGCCCGGAGTCTTGCTATGGTTAGAAAACTTCAGTTATTCAGATAATAACTCCAGTGAACATGCCGGCGTGGGCTTAATCGGCGTCGTCGATGCCGATCAGAATCTGATCGGGAATAACAGTACCGATATACAGATCCGCGATGCCACATTCAGCATGTTCAACCAGTCGAGCTATTTTGGTGATGAGCACCTGACATCTGTCTCTCTGTTTGATGACAATTTGGATTACAGCGCCCCACTCAAACCTCAGGCCGGTATTATCTTGCCTGAGTTAGGTCTGACAATGGAGGTCGTAGCGCAGAGTAACGACTCGAGCAGTGCTACCGTGCGCTTGAAATATGCCGAAGGTGTGACCCCTGAGCCTGAGGCGCTTAGTGCAACCATTACCGCTCAGCAGGCGGCGGGAACGGTAAGCTTCAGCGCTGCTGTGACCGGAGGAGAGGGAAGTTACACCTATGCCTGGGAGTTTGGTGTCATTGGTGCAAGCAGCACGCTGGCTAATCCCACCTATACCTACAGTGAGTCAAATGACTATGCGGTTTCCCTGCTGGTTACCGATAGCACAGGTGCGACAGCCAGTGATCTGCTGTTAATTAACGTTCAGGTTCCTCCTACCGCAAACTTTAGTTATGTCAGTGATGATCTTAGTATCACACTGAGTAACGCCTCGAGTGCGGGAGTGGGTGAGCTCAGCTACCTGTGGAGTTTCGGTGATGGGCAGACGAGTACCTTGTTGTCGCCCAGCCATATCTATGCCAATGAGGGCAGCTATACAGTCTCGCTTGCGGTGACCGACGAAGCTAACAATGTGAGCACCTTCTCTACGCTGGTTACAGTGACTGCAGCTGTGGTTGTGCCGCCGGTGACTCCATCGACAGATTCGGGATCCGGTGGGGGAAGTCTGAGTTGGTTTAGCCTCGGGCTACTCGCAATATTTGGTTTAAGAAGACGGTACTCTTAG
- a CDS encoding MGH1-like glycoside hydrolase domain-containing protein, protein MLSCLLLCISSLTAQTSADYHDLLPYQGTPTSMEERDGKGNLVIPATYVDQGAWHGFHLPDTPEYFGSFTGPLFIAQEYSLHLSDSLQRLSLKNMDSGKILDFAQATESRLFSRPDALVQQFRWPELSLEMSLSYSDNRTSVIRTRLINNTMSPQHWQLSWSGVPFSSHPKLPEHRVIKRLDSWKTGIRWRLNSVMETWQMQLADAEYEIWFDREMRIELSQEQGYQASTSIISLAGGEHKEFLSAQRYFHTKAERISHGIPEWNEIGRALDTNRGRWQRRIDRAISGGDLAYRKMAVKSMLTLMHNWRSPAGALLHDAVTPSVTYKWFNGVWAWDSWKQAVALSHFDTDLAKSNVLAMFDYQFTVEDRVRPQDAGSLPDAIFYNKDPARGGEGGNWNERNGKPPLATWAVWEIYQQSGDLEFVELMYPKLVAYHQWWYRNRDHNGNGLAEYGANLHPAHFKDGKPLRGAIIEAAAWESGMDNAPRFDDDASVQVLKNLDENGKLIGFSLSQESVDLNAYLFAEKELLARMAKLQGLDRESSRWAGEAAHLKELIQTRMFDERSGFFYDLRFDDSGSHKMIDAGKGVEGWLPLWAGAASALQAKQMVETHLTEQAFATKIPFPTVSADSPNFAATQYWRGPVWLDQALFGLMGLKRYGYDTEATRLATRLVEQGEGILQQAPIRENYDPLTGRGLHCTNFSWSASVLLLIYDSWLSRP, encoded by the coding sequence ATGCTCTCTTGCCTCCTGCTCTGTATTTCAAGCCTCACGGCACAGACTTCTGCCGATTATCATGATCTGCTTCCCTATCAAGGTACTCCGACCTCTATGGAGGAGCGGGATGGAAAGGGAAACTTAGTTATCCCCGCCACCTATGTGGATCAGGGAGCATGGCATGGCTTTCACCTCCCCGACACACCTGAGTATTTTGGCAGCTTTACCGGTCCCCTGTTTATCGCTCAGGAGTACAGCCTTCATCTGAGTGACAGCCTGCAGAGGTTGTCGCTTAAGAATATGGATAGCGGCAAAATCTTAGATTTTGCTCAGGCAACAGAGAGTCGGCTCTTTAGTCGTCCCGATGCGTTAGTTCAGCAATTTCGATGGCCCGAACTCTCATTGGAGATGAGTCTGAGTTATAGCGATAACCGTACCTCGGTGATCCGCACCCGGCTCATTAATAACACTATGAGTCCGCAACATTGGCAGCTTAGCTGGTCCGGCGTTCCCTTTAGCTCTCATCCAAAACTTCCTGAGCATAGGGTCATTAAGCGGCTCGATAGCTGGAAAACGGGAATAAGATGGCGCCTTAATTCCGTCATGGAAACCTGGCAGATGCAGTTAGCCGATGCCGAATATGAGATCTGGTTTGACCGTGAGATGCGGATCGAGCTGTCACAGGAGCAGGGGTACCAAGCTTCCACATCAATTATCTCTCTGGCTGGCGGCGAACATAAGGAGTTCTTGAGTGCCCAGCGCTATTTTCATACTAAAGCCGAGCGCATCTCACATGGGATACCCGAGTGGAATGAGATAGGCAGGGCACTGGATACGAATCGAGGGCGCTGGCAGCGGAGAATCGACCGGGCTATCTCGGGTGGCGATCTGGCCTATCGCAAGATGGCCGTGAAGAGCATGCTGACCCTGATGCATAACTGGCGCAGTCCGGCCGGGGCACTGCTGCATGATGCGGTGACGCCATCGGTCACCTATAAATGGTTCAATGGTGTCTGGGCGTGGGATAGCTGGAAACAAGCTGTGGCCTTGTCCCATTTCGATACCGACTTGGCCAAGTCTAATGTACTGGCTATGTTTGACTACCAATTTACCGTCGAGGACAGGGTGCGGCCACAAGATGCCGGTAGCCTGCCCGATGCCATTTTTTACAATAAAGATCCAGCCAGGGGCGGAGAAGGGGGCAACTGGAATGAGCGCAACGGTAAACCGCCGCTGGCGACCTGGGCGGTGTGGGAGATCTATCAACAGAGTGGCGACCTTGAGTTTGTTGAGCTCATGTACCCTAAACTGGTGGCCTACCATCAGTGGTGGTACCGCAATCGTGATCACAACGGCAATGGCCTCGCCGAATACGGTGCTAACCTGCATCCTGCGCACTTCAAAGACGGTAAACCGTTGCGCGGCGCGATAATCGAGGCGGCAGCATGGGAATCCGGCATGGATAATGCCCCCAGATTCGATGATGATGCCAGCGTACAGGTGCTGAAAAATCTTGATGAGAATGGCAAACTCATAGGTTTTTCTCTGTCTCAGGAGTCGGTGGATCTTAATGCTTACCTGTTTGCTGAAAAAGAGCTGCTGGCCAGGATGGCTAAGTTGCAAGGGCTCGATAGGGAGTCTAGCCGCTGGGCGGGTGAGGCGGCTCATTTGAAAGAGCTCATTCAGACCCGCATGTTCGATGAGCGCAGTGGCTTTTTCTATGACTTGAGGTTTGATGATTCAGGTTCGCATAAAATGATAGATGCCGGAAAGGGAGTCGAGGGCTGGCTCCCCCTATGGGCCGGCGCGGCTTCGGCCTTGCAGGCAAAACAGATGGTAGAAACACATCTGACCGAGCAGGCATTCGCAACAAAAATCCCATTCCCTACGGTCAGTGCCGATAGCCCGAACTTCGCTGCGACTCAGTATTGGCGTGGACCGGTGTGGCTGGATCAGGCCCTGTTTGGGTTAATGGGGCTTAAAAGATATGGTTATGACACGGAAGCCACACGTCTTGCAACACGTCTGGTTGAGCAGGGTGAGGGGATCCTTCAACAGGCGCCTATCAGGGAGAATTACGATCCGCTAACCGGCAGGGGGCTGCACTGCACTAACTTCAGTTGGTCGGCATCTGTGCTGCTCTTGATATATGATTCATGGCTGAGTCGGCCGTGA
- a CDS encoding YhgN family NAAT transporter yields MDIFSAAVMLFLIMDPLGNLPIFASILRHIEPKKRRRVLIRELVFALVIMLLFLFAGEAILNFLNLKSESVSIAGGIILFLIAIRMIFPQPGGVVGLAAGEEPFIVPMAIPLMAGPSVLAALILLAHTDSSRMMDWTIALLAAWGASAVILLFYKVFTKVLGEKGLTAVERLMGMVLVMISVQMFLDGIADYMSHIGQAVP; encoded by the coding sequence ATGGATATCTTTTCCGCCGCAGTTATGTTGTTTCTTATCATGGATCCCTTGGGGAATCTACCTATTTTTGCGTCGATACTGCGTCATATTGAGCCCAAGAAACGCCGTAGGGTACTGATCAGAGAGCTGGTATTTGCACTCGTGATTATGCTGTTATTTCTGTTTGCCGGTGAAGCCATTCTAAACTTCCTTAACTTAAAATCTGAGTCGGTGAGTATTGCCGGTGGTATTATTTTGTTCCTCATTGCGATAAGAATGATCTTTCCCCAGCCGGGTGGTGTCGTTGGATTGGCGGCGGGTGAAGAGCCCTTTATCGTGCCCATGGCCATCCCCTTGATGGCTGGCCCCTCGGTGTTAGCCGCACTGATCCTGTTAGCTCATACAGACAGCTCCCGTATGATGGACTGGACCATAGCCCTGCTGGCTGCATGGGGTGCGAGTGCCGTCATTCTACTCTTCTATAAAGTATTCACTAAGGTACTCGGAGAGAAGGGACTTACGGCGGTCGAACGCCTGATGGGTATGGTACTCGTGATGATTTCGGTACAGATGTTCCTCGATGGCATTGCAGATTATATGTCCCACATAGGCCAGGCTGTTCCGTAA